In Risungbinella massiliensis, the genomic stretch TCCTTTAAATAAATTGTTTCTTTTTCATTTCTCGTAAGATCATACGAATACTCTCACCAGGAGTTACCTGATCTGTTTGAATGGTGAGTTCAGGTTCGGATGGCTCTTCGTAAAAATGGAAGTACTCTTTGTTCTTTTCATATTTGGAATCTACATCTCGTTCTAAACGAGTTGTTAGTGGGCAGTCTAGATAGATTTCCATAAAGTTTGGTACCTGTTGGCGAAGGAGATTTCTCCACTTTTGAAAACGGCCAACAGAAGCGATTAACACGATCGTTTCGTATTGAGTCAATAAACTT encodes the following:
- a CDS encoding adenylyl-sulfate kinase, which codes for MSKRAVLWFTGHSKAGKTTLTRMLTDQLQELGHQVVRLDSDTLPVSIIKPQADTWEQRQEYKHENLVFLSSLLTQYETIVLIASVGRFQKWRNLLRQQVPNFMEIYLDCPLTTRLERDVDSKYEKNKEYFHFYEEPSEPELTIQTDQVTPGESIRMILREMKKKQFI